In the Paenibacillus sp. FSL R7-0337 genome, GAGCTGGCCAAGGTGATTGCGGAACGCACACATAAGGATGTGAAGCTCGACCTGTACCCGGACTTATTGGCCGCGCTGCTTATGGCAGCGATACGCACAGCGGTTTTCCATTGGGTAAGTGCACCTCCCGGAGGACGGACGCTGAACGACATGCTGGAACAGGCGATTGGGCAATTGAGGTTTGAGTAATATGCACACGGAGGCGCTCCTGCTACGATAACGAAATCGTGGACAGGAGCGCCTTATTTAAATATAAGAACTTATATGTTTCACATGATAAATTATCCTTCTATTTCTCGCTGAAACGGTACCGTCCTTAAAAGGACGGTAAAGCCGTTTCCACTTGTTGCCGGGTGACAGTTGTCACTTTGAATCGGTGACAGTCCATACTGATGCTTCTCTCCGGTCTCCGGTACTATAGCAATATAGCCAAGAGGGCAGAAGGACACGGAGGGATACATGATGGAACATGTCATTGAAATGAACAATGTCAGCCGCAGCTTCCAGGAGAAGCAAGCGGTGAAGCAGGTGAGCTTTACGATTAGCCGCGGCTCGATCACAGCGGTGCTTGGCCCTAATGGAGCCGGCAAAACCACTACACTGGCGATGCTTCTGGGCTTGCTTGAGCCCTCGGAGGGCAGCGTGAAGGTGTTCGGTCATAAGCCAACAGACGTCAGGGTGAAGCAGCGGACTGGAGCCATGCTCCAGGAGGTCAGCGTTATGGACCGGCTGAAGGTCCGGGAGATTCTGGCCCTGATCCGCAGCTATTATCCGCAGCCCATGGAGATGGAGGTGCTGCTTCAGGCGACGGGGCTGGGGGCGGCGGATCTGAACCGCTATGCGGAGAAGCTCTCCGGCGGGCAAAAGCGCAGTCTGAGCTTCGCGCTGGCGCTGGCGGGCAACCCGGATCTGTTGTTTTTTGATGAGCCGACGGTGGGGCTGGATACGACGGCGCGGCGGCATTTCTGGGATAGGGTGCGGGGACTGTCTGATCAGGGCAAGACGATTCTGTTCAGCACCCATTACCTGCAGGAAGCGGAGGATATCGCGGACCGGATTCTGTTGTTCAACCGGGGAGTGCTGGCGGCGGACGGAAGCCCGGACGAGATTAAGGCGAGACTGGTGAAGAAGTCGCTGTCCTTCCTGGCGTCCGGCGACCCGGCGCTGCTGCGCAATCAATTGCTGGAGCTGCCAACCGTGGAAGGCTGCTACGAGAAGGATGGGCGGCTGCATGTGACGACGGAGAATACGGATGAGGCGCTGCGGGCTATTTTCGTGAACGGGCTGGCTGTGCAGGATGTACGGATCGACCAGGGGAAGCTGGATGAAGCGTTCGAGCAATTGACCCTGAATCAAGAGGAGGCGGCAGTATGATGAAACCTATGTTGGCCCAGTGCAAGGCAGAGCTGCTGCGGATTATCCGCAATCCCTATTATGTATTCTGGTCGCTGCTCATGCCGATTATGTTCTACTTCATCTTCACCCGGGTGGTGAATACGGGCACGGACGATACGAAGCAGTGGCAGGCGCATTATCTGATGTCGATGGCGGCCTTCAGCGTGATGGGCTCGGCGATTATGACCCTCGGCATCCGGCTGGTGCAGGAGCAGACGCAGGGCTGGAATACGTTTATCCGCATTACTCCGCTGCCGTCCTCGGTATATTTTTTCGGCAAAATGTTCGGTCAGAGCGTCATGCATCTGTTCTCGGTTCTGTGTATTTTCCTGGCCGGGTATCTGATCAACGGGGTGTCGCTGACAGCAGCGCAGTGGCTGCTTAGTGGACTGTGGCTGCTTGCGGGCTCACTGCCTTTTCTCGCGCTGGGTACGATTATCGGGTCCATGAAGCGGGTGGATACGGCGAGCGGGGTGAGCAATGTGCTCTATATGGGGCTGGCGGTGGCCGGGGGTATGTGGATGCCTCTCGACATTATGCCTAAGCTGATGCAGAAGATCGGGCACTGGCTGCCGTCCTACAATTATGGAGATGGAGCCTGGGCGATTGTAGCGGGAGGTTCCCCGTCGTGGAAGGCTGTGCTGCTGCTGCTCGGTTACCTGGCCGTATTTATGTTATTATCGGTCTATATAAGGCGAAAACAGGAAGCGGTGTAATGTACAATGGCTAGTAAGCAGTTCCGGTTCTTTCCGCAAAAATTCGGCTTCTTCCCCTACATCTGGCTGATCTATCTGGTGTTCCCGATTCTTAACCTTCAGGGGTATAGCGGGGTCAAGCTGATGGCGGGTTATGGGCTGGTCCTGCTGTTCCTGGTG is a window encoding:
- a CDS encoding ABC transporter ATP-binding protein, with protein sequence MEHVIEMNNVSRSFQEKQAVKQVSFTISRGSITAVLGPNGAGKTTTLAMLLGLLEPSEGSVKVFGHKPTDVRVKQRTGAMLQEVSVMDRLKVREILALIRSYYPQPMEMEVLLQATGLGAADLNRYAEKLSGGQKRSLSFALALAGNPDLLFFDEPTVGLDTTARRHFWDRVRGLSDQGKTILFSTHYLQEAEDIADRILLFNRGVLAADGSPDEIKARLVKKSLSFLASGDPALLRNQLLELPTVEGCYEKDGRLHVTTENTDEALRAIFVNGLAVQDVRIDQGKLDEAFEQLTLNQEEAAV
- a CDS encoding ABC transporter permease — protein: MKPMLAQCKAELLRIIRNPYYVFWSLLMPIMFYFIFTRVVNTGTDDTKQWQAHYLMSMAAFSVMGSAIMTLGIRLVQEQTQGWNTFIRITPLPSSVYFFGKMFGQSVMHLFSVLCIFLAGYLINGVSLTAAQWLLSGLWLLAGSLPFLALGTIIGSMKRVDTASGVSNVLYMGLAVAGGMWMPLDIMPKLMQKIGHWLPSYNYGDGAWAIVAGGSPSWKAVLLLLGYLAVFMLLSVYIRRKQEAV